A genome region from Conger conger chromosome 16, fConCon1.1, whole genome shotgun sequence includes the following:
- the LOC133114240 gene encoding protein FAM83G-like — translation MALSQVQCLNDNHVNWPMQESKPEFFYSEDQRLALEALVHGGRKAFHDYIQEHSVRQFLSELEQNQLTEVAEPYQPESEGEGAEDSEDEAGSLQYWPERSDYSIPELDIGWPERISYRGVTRVSVYTQPPMEGQTHIKEIVRKTITLAQKVIAVVMDLFTDVDIFKDLLDASFRRRVAVYIILEATGVPHFLSMCERAAMHRGHLKNLRVRSAGGTVLHTRSLRKVCGLLSQKFMFVDGDRALSGSYSYTWMASRLDRNLITVLTGQTVETFDEQFRQLYSQSEGVSLSEIRLEAEPERHPAPQVAASPVPSPATAQKLINPMYALVCTNIKGSVNSTGPQDAVGGSAESSSTRATGRPGPAVKVLRRPREAAEGAPIHPGLRGLEQANLIHYLPTWPEPDPPSDVIGFINIRDSSKPPQAHLTRSELFETSQPVRFKTPLILPEEPVPETACPRPQHKNLRTAMGTTDASGVQKETKEVSSISVMSEEYYENLETTNRPITTDAPEVEKEREEVSTTSVTLEEHYEKLTTANDPSATDTQEVPKEVPSISIMLEEHNENLRTLNHPSTPDTPKEQKETKEVSSISMTSEEHHENLRTANHRSTTDTPREQKETKDVSSIPVTLEEHYENPPTANDPGPTDTPEVEKEPEDIPNIYVRSEDDQENLITANGLSTAEDQGVEKEATDVSRISVTLVEHYKNTDRASPGSVCNGSVQSDVHSQADEVNAARASEPMVKQQLQKQPHPQQAAARGLPTCSQRKQEKRPTHRQVQTDGRKVIQTTDIHYQQGGEVRGLAKTAGRRLDGCIHPPNLAGAIRGGHSLWHGKQLTQSRLGRGGNHPSHDQPPRNQPSSTRSSLSRQLAETGLGIQTSRGPYRQPQRQPQAQQGRARLPHQAPAAQRPPGPRRDGPAPPGLPFTRHGQFRAVNGTAPEAQPGSLQKKALLGKEPINGGH, via the exons atggcTCTATCGCAGGTCCAGTGCTTGAATGACAACCATGTGAACTGGCCGATGCAAGAGTCCAAGCCCGAGTTCTTCTACAGCGAGGACCAACGGCTGGCTTTAGAAGCGCTCGTTCATGGCGGACGAAAGGCATTCCACGACTACATCCAGGAGCACAGCGTGCGCCAGTTCTTGTCAGAGCTGGAGCAGAACCAGCTGACAGAAGTTGCTGAGCCATACCAGCCAGAatcggagggagagggagcggaagACAGCGAAGATGAAGCGGGATCCCTGCAATACTGGCCGGAGCGCTCTGACTACTCCATCCCCGAATTAGACATAGGTTGGCCTGAGCGCATTTCTTACCGAGGAGTGACCAGAGTCAGCGTGTACACGCAACCGCCAATGGAGGGACAGACCCACATCAAAGAAATAGTCAGAAAGACCATTACGCTGGCACAGAAG GTCATCGCCGTGGTGATGGATCTGTTCACAGACGTGGACATCTTTAAGGACCTGCTGGACGCCAGCTTCCGGCGAAGGGTGGCTGTGTATATCATCCTGGAGGCCACGGGAGTGCCGCACTTCCTGAGCATGTGCGAGAGGGCGGCCATGCACCGGGGACACCTAAAG AACCTGCGGGTGCGCAGTGCCGGGGGGACGGTGTTACACACGCGTTCTCTCAGGAAGGTGTGCGGACTGCTGAGCCAGAAGTTCATGTTTGTGGACGGAGACAGAGCTCTGTCGGGGTCTTACAG TTACACCTGGATGGCATCCAGACTGGACCGGAACCTCATCACGGTGCTGACGGGCCAGACTGTGGAGACCTTCGACGAGCAGTTCCGCCAGCTCTACTCCCAGTCTGAAGGAGTGAGTCTCAGCGAGATCAGACTGGAGGCAGAGCCTGAGCGTCACCCGGCCCCTCAGGTGGCAGCCTCGCCCGTGCCCTCCCCCGCCACGGCCCAGAAGCTCATCAACCCCATGTACGCCCTGGTCTGTACCAATATCAAGGGCAGCGTAAACTCCACCGGCCCACAAGATGCCGTTGGGGGAtctgcagagagcagcagcaccagGGCTACTGGCCGTCCTGGACCAGCGGTCAAGGTCCTACGACGGCCTCGGGAGGCAGCGGAGGGGGCCCCAATCCACCCAGGCCTGCGGGGCCTGGAGCAGGCCAACCTAATCCATTACCTGCCCACCTGGCCAGAGCCCGACCCACCCAGTGATGTCATTGGTTTCATCAACATCAGGGACAGCAGCAAGCCCCCGCAGGCCCACCTGACGCGCTCTGAGCTGTTTGAAACCTCCCAGCCTGTTCGCTTCAAGACCCCCCTCATACTGCCAGAGGAGCCCGTCCCTGAAACTGCCTGTCCCAGGCCTCAGCACAAGAACCTCAGAACCGCCATGGGCACCACAGATGCTTCAGGGGTACAGAAAGAGACCAAAGAAGTTTCCAGCATCTCTGTGATGTCGGAGGAGTATTACGAGAACCTTGAAACCACCAACCGCCCAATCACCACAGACGCTCCagaggtagagaaagagagagaagaagttTCCACAACCTCTGTGACGTTGGAGGAACATTACGAGAAGCTCACAACTGCCAACGATCCAAGTGCCACAGACACTCAAGAGGTACCGAAAGAGGTTCCCAGCATTTCTATAATGTTGGAGGAACATAATGAGAACCTCAGAACCTTGAACCACCCCAGCACCCCAGACACTCCTAAGGAACAGAAAGAGACCAAGGAAGTTTCCAGCATCTCTATGACATCAGAGGAACATCATGAGAACCTCAGAACCGCCAACCACCGAAGCACCACAGACACTCCTAGGGAACAGAAAGAGACCAAAGACGTTTCCAGCATCCCTGTGACGTTGGAGGAACATTATGAGAACCCCCCAACTGCCAATGACCCAGGCCCCACAGACACTCCAGAAGTAGAGAAAGAGCCAGAAGACATTCCCAACATCTATGTGAGATCAGAGGATGATCAGGAGAACCTCATAACTGCCAATGGTCTAAGCACCGCAGAAGATCAGGGGGTAGAGAAAGAGGCGACGGACGTTTCCAGGATCTCTGTGACATTGGTGGAACATTACAAGAACACAGATCGGGCCTCGCCTGGCTCAGTCTGCAATGGGTCGGTGCAATCAGACGTCCACAGTCAGGCTGATGAAGTAAACGCAGCCAGGGCTTCTGAGCCAATGGTGAAGCAGCAACTGCAGAAGCAGCCACACCCGCAACAAGCAGCAGCCAGGGGCCTCCCAACATGCTCACAACGGAAGCAGGAAAAAAGgccaacacacagacaggtgcagacagacGGGCGGAAG GTGATTCAGACCACCGACATCCACTACCAGCAAGGGGGTGAAGTGCGAGGCTTGGCCAAGACAGCAGGCAGGAGGTTGGATGGTTGCATCCACCCACCCAATTTGGCAGGGGCCATCAGAGGCGGTCACTCATTATGGCATGGCAAACAGCTGACACAGAGCAGGCTGGGCCGGGGCGGCAACCACCCGTCCCACGACCAGCCGCCCCGCAATCAGCCGTCCAGCACCCGCAGCTCCCTCTCCCGCCAGCTTGCCGAAACTGGGCTGGGGATCCAGACCTCCCGCGGCCCCTACAGACAGCCGCAGAGACAGCCCCAGGCCCAGCAGGGCAGGGCCAGACTCCCTCACCAGGCCCCCGCTGCACAGAGGCCCCCGGGCCCTCGCAGGGACGGACCAGCTCCCCCCGGCCTGCCGTTTACCAGGCACGGCCAGTTTCGAGCTGTGAACGGCACGGCGCCAGAGGCCCAGCCGGGTAGCTTGCAGAAAAAGGCCCTCCTGGGGAAGGAGCCGATTAATGGCGGCCATTAA
- the LOC133114241 gene encoding phosphoribosyl pyrophosphate synthase-associated protein 2-like, translating into MSATKGGLVIFTANSNPSSRELGRRIAERLGVELGKVQVYQEANRETRVQIQESVRGKDVFIIQTVSRDVNTTIMELLIMVYACRTSCAHNIIGVVPYFPYSKQCKMRKRGSIVSKLLASMMCKAGLSHLITMDLHQKEIQGFFNIPVDNLRASPFLLQYIQEEIPDYRNAVIVAKSPASAKRAQSFAERLRLGMAVIHGEAQDADSDLVDGRHSPPVVKNMAAIHPSLEIPLLIPKEKPPITVVGDVGGRIAIIVDDIIDDVDSFLAAADTLKERGAYKIFVMATHGILSSDAPRLIEESAIDAVVVSNTIPHEVQKLQCPKIKTVDISMILSEAIRRIHNGESMSYLFRNIGLDD; encoded by the exons ATGAGTGCCACCAAGGGAGGCCTGGTCATCTTCACCGCCAACTCCAACCCCTCCAGCAGGGAGCTGGGACGGCGGATTGCAGA ACGTTTGGGAGTGGAGCTTGGAAAAGTGCAGGTTTATCAGGAAGCCAACagag AAACGCGGGTGCAGATCCAGGAGTCAGTGCGTGGGAAGGACGTCTTCATCATCCAGACGGTGTCCAG gGACGTGAACACCACCATCATGGAGCTGCTGATCATGGTGTACGCCTGCCGCACCTCCTGTGCCCACAACATCATCGGCGTGGTGCCGTACTTCCCCTACAGCAAGCAGTGCAAGATGAGGAAGAGGGGCTCCATTGTGTCCAAGCTGCTGGCCTCCATGATGTGTAAAGCAG GCCTGAGCCACCTGATCACCATGGACCTGCACCAGAAGGAGATCCAGGGGTTCTTCAACATCCCGGTGGATAACCTGCGCGCCTCCCCGTTCCTCCTGCAGTACATCCAGGAGGAG ATCCCAGACTATAGAAATGCAGTAATTGTGGCCAAATCTCCAGCTTCGGCCAAAAG GGCGCAGTCCTTCGCCGAGCGGCTGCGGCTGGGCATGGCGGTCATCCACGGCGAGGCCCAGGACGCCGATTCGGACCTGGTGGACGGACGGCACTCCCCGCCCGTGGTGAAGAACATGGCCGCCATTCACCCCAGCCTGGAGATCCCCC TGCTCATTCCCAAAGAGAAGCCTCCGATCACGGTGGTGGGCGACGTCGGGGGCCGGATCGCCATCATCGTG GATGACATCATCGACGACGTGGACAGCTTCCTGGCGGCGGCCGATACGCTGAAGGAGAGGGGGGCGTACAAGATCTTCGTCATGGCGACGCACGGCATCCTGTCCTCGGACGCGCCCCGGCTCATCGAGGAGTCCGCCATCGACGCG GTGGTGGTGAGCAACACCATCCCCCACGAGGTGCAGAAGCTGCAGTGCCCCAAGATAAAGACGGTGGACATCAGCATGATCCTGTCCGAGGCCATCCGCCGCATCCACAACGGGGAGTCCATGTCCTACCTGTTCCGCAACATCGGCCTGGACGACTGA